The sequence CATGCAGGATGCGATCCTGGATCTCAAACCTGGTTCAGTCAGTGAAATCATCGAAACGCCTTCCGGGTATCAGTTTTTTAAACTTCTTTCAAGCCAGGACGGTCAGATTGTGGTTCAAGCATCTTTCGACTCTGTAAAAGAAGAAATCAGAAAAAAACTCTATGACGAACAACTCAAGAAACAGTTTGATGAGTGGGTTATGGACATCAAAAACAATGCATATATCGACAAGTTGTAAGGAATTCAGACGAACTGTTTCAATCTAACAACTTTAAAACTCCAGATGACTGAACAAGACACTTCCACAGGAACAACGATTCCGCATGGATGGGGATTTTGCAAGCCACCTGTCACAGATGATCAAGGTGACCACAATGTCTCATGAAGCCACACAAACAACAGAACAAACACTTGGTAGTTACCTCCGCGAACAGCGACAGCAGAAAGGACTATCACTCTCCGAGGTAAGTGATAGTACCAAAATTTCTTTGCCTATACTCAATGCCATAGAGGATAATGACTACGAGCGCATGCCAGCTGATGCATTTTGCCGGGGATTCTACAACATGTACGCAAAACTCCTGGAACTTGATCCACAGGAGATTCTGACGCAGTACGAAGCAGGTAGAGGAATACATCCAAAAACATCCAGAAAACCCGCCAAACCACCGCTTATAGAAAGCCAGAAATTTGCAAATTACGCAGACCCCGCTCCCATCTCACCGGCAACCAGTATGACTTTTTTCATTACAGCCTGTTTAGTTATTTTTATTGGGGTCTGCTGGTATTTTAACTTCAACCCCATAAACTATATCAGCAGCAGACTCATTCCACCTCAATCAGGAATTGAGACTATTGAGCAATTCACAGTCGCGCCAGAAGAAGGTGTAACCATCAAGCCTTTACCTTCTTCCGTCAGCAGCAACCGAGAAGAAGAAGTCTCTGCAGTCATTCCCTCCTCCGCTACCCTTTCCGTTACAGACAAGGAAACGACGGAAACATTACCCAAAGAAGGAGAAAAGGACAGCTCAGCAGTTGCACCCTACCATCTCAAAATAGACTTCAACAGCAGTGGAACACTTAAGGTGACACTGGATGACGGTTTTGTTCTTGATAAAAACTTCAACGCTGGGGAGTCCCTGGAATGGAAGGTGGAAAAAAAGATCATACTCGACATGCCTGAATCCCTCAGCGGAACACTCACGCTCAACGGAATAGAGATACCTCTCCCTGAGACTGAAAATAACAGACGCCTGCTGTCTCTCCCAGAGGATCTTCTTGATTGACAGGTGATTACCAACCCGCCTTACTCATGCTTTTTCAGCCCTTTTGAAGGTTGAACATTTTGCAAATAAACAGGCTACAGTTCGGCCTTATGACAAAAAATATGCCACCACCTCAACTCGTGAGAAATGCAGCCTAAGCAACAGGCTGAATCTGCAGCCATCGTACTCGACTGCCGTGATCATGGTGAATCAGATCTGATTGTGACCTTTTTTTGTCAACATCACGGAAGAGTAACTGGAATTGCCAAGGGAGCAAAACGCAGCAAAAAACGCTTTGTCAACAAACTAGAACTCTTCAGTTCTCTGCGCATTCTCCATACCACGCCACAAAACAACCGGCTGGCTTTTATTGCTGGAGCGGAGCTTCTGGATGGCTTCATCAACCTGCGTGAGGACATTTCCTGTTATGCAACTGCAAGTATTATCAGAGAAATCACTCTGCTAGCCACAAAAGAGGTTGAAGGTGACGAAGAACTCTACCCACTTCTGATGTGGGTTTTCAGCAGCTTAAACAATGAACGCCCTCCCATCCCTGCACTTGTCTTCTTTCTCATCCGTTTTTTTTCAATTATCGGCTACAGCCCCCAACTGAAAAGCTGCCTTGGCTGCGGCAAGCAACTTCAGTCGGACGAAACCTACCAATTTCATATCGCATCCGGGGGGATCTGCTGCAGTAAGTGTAACAGCTCAGAACATTCAAGCAGGCACACATTATCACAGGGAACCTTGCGCTCCCTGACAACCGCACTCAACCAGCCACTGGGACGTCTCCATCGCCTGCAGCTTTCGGGAAACAGCCAGCAGGAAGCCCTTTCCTTTCTTCACTCCTACGGACGCCAACTGTTTCAACGGGAAATTATCTCCTGGGCCTTTCTGGAAAACTTATAAACCTGACTATTCCCTGCAATAACGAACTTCACCACTGTTTTCCACACTGGTAGAACCATCGTCGTGCTGTAAAATCAGGCCACCGTCGGTAGTAACACCATGAACCACAGCTTCATACTGAGGATTCTCCATCACATCATAGCCAAAGAGGACTCGTTTTCCCAGGGTGTCCGACAACTCCTTCCAACGTTTCAAAATCGGATGTTCCTCTTCGTAAGTTTCTCCGCCACCTCGTGCCAGCCACCGTTCCTCTTCATATAACAGTAGCCCTATATAATAGCGCATCTTTGCCAGGAAGGAGAGTCCAAAGGAAACCGTATCAATGGAATGTCCTAAAACCTGGGTCAGTGAAATTGCGGTCTCCTGCAACTCCGGAGGAAAGGTGCTGTTGTTAAGGTTCAGCCCAAACCCAAGGAGGTGATACTGTTCCCCGTAAACCGGACTGCGGAATCCTTCAATAAGAAAGCCTGCCTGCTTTCTTCCCTGTATAAGCACATCATTGACCCAGCGAATGGCAGCCTCTGAAGCGCCAAACTGCTGCAATGCTTCACAACAGGCAATACCTGGAATTAATGGGAGAAAGTTTCTGAACGGAGCAAGAAAGGTATCGGCAAGAATCAGACAGCCCCACAGTCCACCGGGGGGGGCATACCAGGATCTGCAAAAACGCCCTTTGGAAAGAGAGAGTGAAGAGGCAAGAATAACACTGCCGTTGGCAACGGACCTGCCAGATTCTTCCCGGGAGGAGATATGCTCACGTGCCGTATCCATGGCACGACCAAGAG comes from Desulfocapsa sulfexigens DSM 10523 and encodes:
- a CDS encoding helix-turn-helix domain-containing protein, which gives rise to MSHEATQTTEQTLGSYLREQRQQKGLSLSEVSDSTKISLPILNAIEDNDYERMPADAFCRGFYNMYAKLLELDPQEILTQYEAGRGIHPKTSRKPAKPPLIESQKFANYADPAPISPATSMTFFITACLVIFIGVCWYFNFNPINYISSRLIPPQSGIETIEQFTVAPEEGVTIKPLPSSVSSNREEEVSAVIPSSATLSVTDKETTETLPKEGEKDSSAVAPYHLKIDFNSSGTLKVTLDDGFVLDKNFNAGESLEWKVEKKIILDMPESLSGTLTLNGIEIPLPETENNRRLLSLPEDLLD
- the recO gene encoding DNA repair protein RecO, whose translation is MQPKQQAESAAIVLDCRDHGESDLIVTFFCQHHGRVTGIAKGAKRSKKRFVNKLELFSSLRILHTTPQNNRLAFIAGAELLDGFINLREDISCYATASIIREITLLATKEVEGDEELYPLLMWVFSSLNNERPPIPALVFFLIRFFSIIGYSPQLKSCLGCGKQLQSDETYQFHIASGGICCSKCNSSEHSSRHTLSQGTLRSLTTALNQPLGRLHRLQLSGNSQQEALSFLHSYGRQLFQREIISWAFLENL
- a CDS encoding biotin--[acetyl-CoA-carboxylase] ligase, producing MDNLTLLSPFTLDDYVVTVELPLRKQGGSPDSATVLRYGAYVGSVVLVYPSLGRAMDTAREHISSREESGRSVANGSVILASSLSLSKGRFCRSWYAPPGGLWGCLILADTFLAPFRNFLPLIPGIACCEALQQFGASEAAIRWVNDVLIQGRKQAGFLIEGFRSPVYGEQYHLLGFGLNLNNSTFPPELQETAISLTQVLGHSIDTVSFGLSFLAKMRYYIGLLLYEEERWLARGGGETYEEEHPILKRWKELSDTLGKRVLFGYDVMENPQYEAVVHGVTTDGGLILQHDDGSTSVENSGEVRYCRE